A section of the Roseomonas marmotae genome encodes:
- the cydB gene encoding cytochrome d ubiquinol oxidase subunit II, giving the protein MDFPFDYAGLRLIWWGLMGVLLIGFALTDGWDLGVAAMLPFVARTDVERRMVINTVGPTWEGNQVWFILGGGAIFAAWPFVYAVSFSGFYLAMFVVLAALILRPVGFKYRSKKPDAAWRARWDWALFIGGFVPALVFGVAVGNVLQGVPFWLNSDLRAFYDGHFLGLFTPFTLLCGLLSVAMIVLHGAAFLSIKVERGPVHDRARAFGTVAAVLSLLLFAAGWAFVAYGDMGFQLTSAVDPAGPSNPLRSGTVAAAGAWLANYQTYPWMMIAPALGFGGAALALLGIRAGWEVPAFAGSSLSTLGIISTVGLSMFPFILPSSVDPASSLTVWNASSSHRTLFIMLVVTVVFLPLILAYTAWVYRVLWGRVTSRDVAENPHFY; this is encoded by the coding sequence ATGGATTTCCCCTTCGACTACGCCGGCCTGCGGCTGATCTGGTGGGGGCTGATGGGCGTGCTGCTCATCGGTTTCGCCCTCACTGATGGCTGGGACCTCGGCGTCGCCGCCATGCTGCCCTTCGTCGCCCGCACGGATGTGGAGCGGCGGATGGTGATCAACACCGTGGGCCCGACCTGGGAAGGCAACCAGGTCTGGTTCATCCTGGGCGGCGGCGCCATCTTCGCCGCCTGGCCCTTCGTCTATGCCGTCAGCTTCTCCGGCTTCTACCTCGCGATGTTCGTGGTCCTGGCGGCACTGATCCTGCGCCCCGTGGGCTTCAAGTACCGCTCCAAGAAGCCCGATGCCGCCTGGCGCGCGCGCTGGGACTGGGCGCTGTTCATCGGCGGCTTCGTCCCCGCCCTGGTCTTCGGCGTGGCGGTCGGCAATGTGCTGCAGGGCGTGCCCTTCTGGCTGAACAGCGACCTGCGGGCCTTCTACGACGGCCATTTCCTTGGCCTCTTCACCCCCTTCACCCTGCTCTGCGGCCTGCTCTCGGTGGCCATGATCGTGCTGCACGGCGCGGCCTTCCTGAGCATCAAGGTCGAGCGCGGCCCGGTGCATGACCGCGCCCGCGCCTTCGGCACCGTGGCGGCCGTGCTCTCGCTGCTGCTCTTCGCCGCGGGCTGGGCCTTCGTGGCCTATGGCGACATGGGCTTCCAGCTGACCAGCGCGGTGGACCCGGCCGGCCCCTCCAACCCGCTGCGCTCCGGCACCGTCGCCGCGGCCGGCGCCTGGCTGGCCAACTACCAGACCTATCCCTGGATGATGATCGCCCCGGCGCTGGGCTTCGGCGGCGCCGCCCTGGCGCTGCTGGGCATCCGCGCGGGCTGGGAAGTGCCGGCCTTCGCCGGTTCCTCCCTCTCGACCCTCGGCATCATCAGCACGGTCGGGCTGTCGATGTTCCCCTTCATCCTGCCCAGCTCGGTGGACCCGGCCTCCAGCCTGACGGTCTGGAACGCCTCCTCCTCCCACCGCACGCTGTTCATCATGCTGGTGGTCACCGTGGTCTTCCTGCCGCTGATCCTGGCCTATACCGCCTGGGTCTACCGGGTGCTCTGGGGCCGCGTGACCAGCCGCGACGTCGCCGAGAACCCCCACTTCTACTGA
- a CDS encoding cytochrome ubiquinol oxidase subunit I produces MDPGVVDLSRLQFALTALYHFLFVPLTLGLAFMLVIMESVYVMTGRQIWRTITQFWGTIFGINFVLGVATGLTMEFQFGTNWSYFSHYVGDIFGAPLAIEGLMAFFLEATFVGLMFFGWDRLSKLGHLFATFMVALGTNLSALWILVANGWMQNPVGAEFNPETMRMEVVDFAAVLLNPIAQAKFVHTVSAGYVIASVMVLGISAFYLLKGRHVGFARRSMAVAAAFGLASSLSVVVLGDESGYALTDNQKMKLAAIEAAWHTEPAPAGLTLFGMPNLQDRRTEYAVNIPWVLGVIATRSLDKEVTGMSELVLLAQERIASGQQAYGAVEVLKQNPEDQEARAVFAQHGRNLGYGLLLKNYVEDPRDATPEQIELAAWDTVPNVPLMFWSFRIMAMIGFAMIALFATAFLLCSMRRFDQRWFLWLCVAAIPLPWIAAELGWIIAEMGRQPWAIEGVLPTFLGVSSLSRTSLWITLIGFTVIYGTLAVIEVGLILRTVRRGPFAAHEDPQPEPGALPATPMTA; encoded by the coding sequence ATGGATCCCGGTGTCGTCGACCTATCACGACTACAGTTCGCGCTGACAGCGCTGTATCACTTCCTTTTCGTGCCCCTGACCCTGGGGCTCGCCTTCATGCTCGTCATCATGGAGAGCGTCTACGTGATGACGGGGCGCCAGATCTGGCGCACCATCACGCAGTTCTGGGGCACGATCTTCGGCATCAACTTCGTGCTCGGCGTCGCCACCGGACTGACGATGGAGTTCCAGTTCGGCACGAACTGGTCCTACTTCTCGCACTATGTCGGCGACATCTTCGGCGCCCCCCTCGCGATCGAGGGGCTGATGGCCTTCTTCCTGGAGGCCACCTTCGTCGGGCTGATGTTCTTCGGCTGGGACCGGCTGAGCAAGCTCGGCCACCTCTTCGCCACCTTCATGGTGGCGCTGGGTACCAACCTCTCCGCGCTCTGGATCCTGGTCGCCAATGGCTGGATGCAGAACCCCGTGGGCGCCGAATTCAACCCCGAGACCATGCGCATGGAAGTGGTGGATTTCGCGGCGGTGCTGCTGAACCCCATCGCCCAGGCGAAATTCGTGCATACCGTCAGCGCCGGCTATGTCATCGCCTCCGTCATGGTGCTGGGCATCTCCGCCTTCTACCTGCTGAAGGGCCGGCATGTCGGCTTCGCGCGGCGCTCCATGGCGGTGGCGGCGGCCTTCGGCCTCGCCTCCTCCCTCTCCGTCGTGGTGCTGGGCGATGAGTCCGGCTACGCGCTGACCGACAACCAGAAGATGAAGCTGGCCGCCATCGAGGCTGCCTGGCACACCGAGCCTGCGCCCGCCGGGCTGACGCTCTTCGGCATGCCCAACCTCCAGGACCGGCGCACCGAATACGCCGTGAACATCCCCTGGGTGCTGGGCGTCATCGCCACCCGCAGCCTCGACAAGGAGGTGACGGGCATGTCCGAGCTGGTGCTGCTGGCGCAGGAACGCATCGCCTCCGGCCAGCAGGCCTATGGCGCGGTGGAAGTGCTGAAGCAGAACCCCGAGGACCAGGAAGCCCGCGCCGTCTTCGCGCAGCATGGCCGCAACCTCGGCTACGGGCTGCTGCTGAAGAACTACGTGGAAGACCCGCGTGACGCCACGCCCGAGCAGATCGAGCTGGCGGCCTGGGACACCGTGCCGAACGTGCCGCTGATGTTCTGGAGCTTCCGCATCATGGCCATGATCGGCTTCGCCATGATCGCGCTCTTCGCCACGGCCTTCCTGCTCTGCTCGATGCGCCGCTTCGACCAGCGCTGGTTCCTGTGGCTCTGCGTGGCCGCCATCCCGCTGCCCTGGATCGCGGCCGAGCTGGGCTGGATCATCGCCGAGATGGGCCGCCAGCCCTGGGCCATCGAGGGTGTGCTGCCCACCTTCCTGGGCGTCTCCTCCCTCTCCCGCACCTCGCTCTGGATCACTCTGATCGGCTTCACCGTGATCTACGGCACGCTGGCGGTGATCGAGGTGGGCCTGATCCTGCGCACCGTGCGCCGCGGCCCCTTCGCGGCGCATGAGGATCCGCAGCCCGAACCCGGCGCGCTGCCCGCGACGCCGATGACCGCCTGA
- the hemN gene encoding oxygen-independent coproporphyrinogen III oxidase — translation MPPLRWIKAPPVLRAQHRAMDEWNDAVQDRSLLALAEARVPRYTSYPTAAQFGPVLETDYRVWLREGIAPGDTLSLYVHIPFCRDLCLYCACHTRPTRSATRIANYAEALLAEAGLLADALPPHAGVSHLHLGGGTPTALGAEGLRALLDVLRRRFHLRDDAELAIELDPRVLDAGMAAALGEMGFTRASLGVQDIAPEVQARIGRPQPKELVALAVRRLREAGIAGINIDLMYGLPGQTTAHVEASTRFAGELGADRVAVFGYAHVAWMRPHQKAIDASLLPGVTARLEQAERAESILCELGYEALGLDHFARPEDPLTAAAREGTLRRNFQGYTTDCAPVLLGLGTSAIGQLPGGFAGNELDERRYREQILGGHLPVVRGAAVTAEDRLRALLIERLMCDFALDLNAVVSMDAAAEMILRDSLHRMEPLLQQGLARLDGAMLRVTPRGRRFVRQVAACFDAYLAPAAQRHSAAV, via the coding sequence ATGCCGCCGTTGCGCTGGATCAAGGCGCCTCCGGTGCTGCGGGCGCAGCATCGGGCGATGGACGAATGGAATGACGCGGTCCAGGACCGCAGCCTGCTGGCCCTCGCCGAGGCGCGGGTGCCCCGCTACACCAGCTACCCCACCGCGGCGCAATTCGGCCCTGTGCTGGAAACGGATTACCGCGTCTGGCTGCGCGAAGGCATCGCTCCCGGCGACACGCTTTCCCTCTACGTGCATATCCCCTTCTGCCGGGATCTCTGCCTCTACTGCGCCTGCCATACCCGCCCTACCCGTTCGGCCACCCGCATCGCCAACTACGCGGAAGCCCTGCTAGCAGAAGCCGGGTTGCTGGCGGATGCGCTGCCGCCACATGCCGGCGTCTCCCATCTGCATCTCGGCGGCGGCACGCCCACCGCGCTCGGCGCGGAGGGGCTGCGCGCGCTGCTGGATGTGCTGCGCCGCCGCTTCCATCTCCGCGATGACGCGGAACTCGCCATCGAGCTGGACCCGCGCGTGCTGGATGCCGGCATGGCGGCGGCCCTGGGCGAGATGGGCTTCACCCGCGCCAGCCTCGGCGTGCAGGACATCGCGCCGGAGGTGCAGGCGCGCATCGGCCGCCCCCAGCCCAAGGAACTTGTGGCACTGGCGGTACGGCGGCTGCGCGAGGCCGGGATCGCCGGTATCAATATCGACCTGATGTATGGCCTGCCCGGCCAGACCACCGCGCATGTGGAGGCCAGCACGCGCTTCGCGGGGGAACTGGGCGCAGACCGTGTCGCCGTCTTCGGCTACGCGCATGTGGCCTGGATGCGGCCGCACCAGAAAGCGATCGATGCCAGCCTGCTGCCCGGCGTCACCGCGCGGCTGGAACAGGCGGAACGCGCAGAGTCCATCCTGTGCGAACTGGGCTACGAAGCCCTGGGCCTGGATCATTTCGCGCGGCCGGAGGACCCGCTGACCGCCGCAGCGCGCGAGGGCACCCTGCGCCGCAACTTCCAGGGTTATACCACGGACTGCGCGCCGGTCCTGCTGGGCCTCGGCACCTCCGCCATCGGCCAGCTTCCCGGCGGCTTCGCCGGCAACGAGCTGGATGAACGCCGTTACCGCGAGCAGATCCTCGGCGGTCATCTGCCGGTGGTGCGCGGCGCCGCCGTGACCGCGGAGGACCGGCTGCGCGCCCTGCTGATCGAACGCCTGATGTGCGACTTCGCGCTCGACCTCAACGCCGTGGTGTCAATGGATGCAGCGGCAGAAATGATCCTTCGCGATTCGCTGCATCGCATGGAGCCTCTGCTTCAGCAGGGCCTGGCGCGGCTTGATGGCGCGATGCTGCGGGTCACGCCGCGCGGGCGGCGCTTCGTGCGTCAGGTCGCGGCCTGCTTCGACGCCTATCTGGCCCCGGCGGCACAGCGACATTCCGCAGCGGTATGA
- a CDS encoding Crp/Fnr family transcriptional regulator: MFDISRPCNDCKVRDQSLCSSLSDEELSSLNSIGHNRKLERGQTLLWAGDEAALCANLLEGVLKLSATLPDGREQIVGLLYPADFVGRPFSEQAEHTVTALTDAELCVFPRKPFEEALEEHSRMERLLLRRTLAALDEARNRMLMLGRKTAEEKVASFLLDMALHLGKPESRPGTPVTFDLPLTRAQMADVLGLTIETVSRQMTRLKRAGLIDLPSGRLVTILDRDALEERAEAA, encoded by the coding sequence GTGTTCGATATTTCGCGTCCATGCAACGACTGTAAGGTTCGCGACCAGTCTCTCTGCAGCAGCCTGAGCGACGAGGAACTGAGCAGCCTCAACAGCATCGGCCATAACCGCAAGCTGGAACGTGGCCAGACGCTGCTCTGGGCAGGGGACGAGGCTGCGCTCTGCGCCAACCTCCTCGAGGGGGTGCTGAAGCTCAGCGCCACCCTGCCGGATGGGCGGGAGCAGATCGTCGGCCTGCTCTACCCCGCCGATTTTGTCGGCCGTCCCTTCTCCGAGCAGGCCGAGCACACCGTCACGGCACTGACCGATGCCGAGCTTTGCGTCTTCCCCCGCAAACCCTTCGAGGAAGCGCTGGAGGAGCACAGCCGGATGGAGCGGCTGCTGCTGCGGCGCACGCTGGCGGCGCTGGACGAGGCCCGCAACCGCATGCTGATGCTGGGCCGCAAGACGGCCGAGGAGAAGGTGGCGAGCTTCCTGCTCGACATGGCGCTGCACCTGGGGAAGCCGGAGAGCCGCCCGGGGACGCCGGTCACCTTCGATCTGCCGCTGACCCGCGCGCAGATGGCGGATGTGCTGGGTCTGACGATCGAGACCGTCAGCCGCCAGATGACGCGGCTGAAGCGCGCCGGGCTGATCGACCTGCCCTCCGGTCGCCTGGTGACCATCCTCGACCGCGATGCGCTGGAGGAACGGGCCGAGGCCGCCTGA
- a CDS encoding OmpW/AlkL family protein, producing the protein MNKTYRIASTLALAATMLTAPLAAQAQEPVRGKQAGDLVLGFSAIGVLPEKGGRVDAIGGKPDAGNSYVPQLDLTWFASPYMSLNLIAATTRHDLKVRGSAIGDVDLGHVWALPPTLTLQFHPLPASRFSPYVGLGVNYTLFYGEGGSRTAPVEKVDVKNSWGWALNVGMDYELNPRWSVNLDAKKLFLQPHAAVNSGAIGARADLDPWIFGVGLRYRF; encoded by the coding sequence ATGAACAAGACCTACCGGATCGCATCGACCCTGGCGCTGGCGGCAACCATGCTGACCGCGCCCCTCGCCGCCCAGGCGCAGGAGCCGGTGCGCGGCAAGCAGGCGGGTGACCTCGTCCTGGGCTTCAGCGCCATTGGCGTCCTGCCGGAGAAGGGCGGCCGCGTCGACGCCATCGGCGGCAAGCCGGATGCCGGCAACAGCTATGTGCCGCAGCTCGACCTCACCTGGTTCGCCAGCCCCTATATGTCGCTGAACCTGATCGCCGCCACCACGCGGCATGACCTGAAGGTGCGCGGCTCCGCCATCGGGGATGTCGATCTGGGCCATGTCTGGGCACTGCCGCCGACGCTGACGCTGCAGTTCCACCCGCTGCCGGCCTCCCGGTTCAGCCCCTATGTCGGCCTCGGCGTGAACTACACCCTTTTCTATGGCGAAGGCGGCAGCCGCACCGCGCCGGTGGAGAAGGTGGATGTCAAGAACAGCTGGGGCTGGGCCCTGAATGTGGGCATGGACTACGAGCTCAACCCGCGCTGGTCCGTCAACCTGGACGCCAAGAAGCTGTTCCTGCAGCCCCATGCGGCCGTGAACAGCGGCGCCATCGGCGCGCGTGCCGACCTCGATCCCTGGATCTTCGGCGTGGGCCTCCGCTACCGCTTCTGA
- a CDS encoding hemerythrin domain-containing protein — protein sequence MMVETAQQEGRVLRLCDGWRDEFEQRVRVLAEEHAALRNLCDRLERIADDLPRQPAAEERQAVIRDLQSLMGRHQQREDAFLSSLLRGQGSTPLERGLLARIRWHHAQDEMHARDLSCALQAARPEGFPIGAEAMGYMLRCFFDGCRRAMAFEELAILVLARQRLSGRAAGILIQSLGSLQEP from the coding sequence ATGATGGTGGAAACAGCGCAGCAGGAGGGCCGGGTCTTGCGGCTCTGTGACGGCTGGCGGGACGAGTTCGAGCAACGGGTCCGCGTCCTGGCCGAGGAACATGCGGCGCTGCGGAACCTGTGCGACCGGCTGGAGCGGATCGCGGATGACCTGCCGCGCCAGCCGGCCGCGGAGGAGCGGCAGGCGGTGATCCGGGATCTGCAATCGCTGATGGGCCGGCATCAGCAGCGCGAGGATGCCTTCCTGTCGTCGCTGCTGCGCGGCCAGGGAAGCACGCCGCTGGAGCGTGGCCTGCTGGCGCGTATCCGGTGGCATCACGCGCAGGACGAGATGCATGCGCGGGACCTGAGCTGTGCGCTGCAGGCCGCCCGGCCGGAAGGATTCCCGATCGGAGCCGAGGCGATGGGCTATATGCTTCGCTGCTTTTTCGACGGCTGCCGCCGCGCCATGGCCTTCGAGGAGCTGGCTATCCTGGTGCTGGCGCGGCAGCGTCTCTCCGGCCGCGCGGCCGGCATCCTGATCCAGTCCCTGGGCAGCCTGCAGGAGCCCTGA
- the cydX gene encoding cytochrome bd-I oxidase subunit CydX, which yields MWYFAWILGLGLAVSFGVLNGIWHEFHLPQEDDEAHPASH from the coding sequence ATGTGGTATTTCGCCTGGATACTGGGCCTCGGCCTGGCGGTGAGCTTCGGCGTGCTGAACGGCATCTGGCACGAGTTCCACCTGCCGCAGGAGGATGACGAGGCGCATCCCGCCTCCCACTGA
- the cydD gene encoding thiol reductant ABC exporter subunit CydD produces the protein MTLIKALRGRRAYVSAMSQPTPDKQTTARRRAWLRTASREGGRWNAVASGLLCLDGLAAIGFAAALAYGLNALAAVPEQGLAPLVPWLLLGLGAALARGLLGKLSIRAGAEAARRAKTALRRRVVVASLAIPPGQRPATGALLHASVDEVEALDGYLARFLPARHAAALVPFIILLAAAWASPVSAAILLFTLLPFVLALALAGGAAADAQRRQFSALSRLSELFADRVRALPVLLAFGAEEREAGRLGRAADELRRRTVGVLRIAFLSSGALEFFAALSVALVAVYAGFNLLGLLPFPVPEKLDLTRAFFVLALAPEFYAPMRRLAAAYHEKQAAEVAADRLMVLEDLARAPTGAAPVLDRAPEILFQGVTVRYPGEDRPALSDFNLHVRPGQVVALMGPSGAGKSTVLNLLLGLAPLTEGEVLVDGLALSEAGSFAPSIAWMGQAPLIIPGSLGENIALARRDAPLEALAEAAEQAGLGALLRGRQGGLDARLDERGSGLSGGERRRIALARALLKPAPILLLDEPTAHLDAAAEVALIETIRRAAWEGRRTTLIATHSERLAAMADAVIRLD, from the coding sequence TTGACCTTGATCAAGGCATTGCGAGGCCGCCGCGCCTATGTCTCCGCCATGTCCCAGCCCACCCCCGACAAGCAGACCACCGCCCGGCGCCGCGCCTGGCTCCGGACCGCATCGCGCGAGGGGGGACGCTGGAACGCCGTGGCTTCCGGCCTGCTCTGCCTGGACGGGCTGGCGGCCATCGGCTTCGCCGCCGCGCTGGCCTATGGGCTGAATGCCCTGGCGGCGGTGCCGGAGCAGGGGCTGGCGCCATTGGTGCCCTGGCTGCTGCTGGGCCTGGGCGCGGCGCTGGCGCGGGGGCTGCTGGGCAAGCTTTCGATCCGCGCCGGGGCGGAGGCCGCGCGGCGCGCCAAGACGGCGCTGCGCCGCCGGGTGGTGGTGGCCAGCCTCGCCATCCCGCCGGGGCAGCGGCCGGCCACCGGCGCCCTGCTGCATGCCTCGGTGGATGAGGTGGAGGCGCTGGACGGCTACCTCGCCCGCTTCCTGCCGGCCCGGCACGCTGCGGCGCTGGTGCCCTTCATCATCCTGCTGGCGGCGGCCTGGGCCAGTCCGGTCAGTGCTGCCATCCTGCTCTTCACGCTGCTGCCCTTCGTCCTGGCATTGGCCCTGGCCGGCGGCGCGGCGGCGGATGCGCAGCGGCGGCAGTTCTCAGCCCTCTCGCGCCTGTCCGAACTCTTCGCCGACCGCGTGCGCGCGCTGCCGGTGCTGCTGGCCTTCGGGGCCGAGGAGCGGGAGGCCGGCCGGCTGGGCCGCGCGGCCGATGAGCTGCGGCGGCGCACCGTGGGCGTGCTCCGCATCGCCTTCCTCTCCTCCGGCGCGCTGGAATTCTTCGCCGCGCTCTCCGTGGCGCTGGTAGCGGTCTATGCCGGCTTCAACCTGCTGGGCCTGCTGCCTTTCCCGGTGCCGGAGAAGCTGGACCTGACCCGCGCCTTTTTCGTGCTGGCGCTGGCGCCGGAATTCTACGCGCCCATGCGCCGCCTGGCCGCCGCCTATCACGAGAAGCAGGCGGCCGAGGTGGCGGCCGACCGGCTGATGGTGCTGGAGGATCTCGCCCGCGCCCCCACTGGCGCGGCGCCGGTCCTGGACCGGGCGCCCGAGATACTCTTCCAGGGCGTGACCGTCCGTTATCCCGGCGAGGACCGGCCGGCCCTGTCCGATTTCAATCTGCATGTCCGCCCTGGGCAGGTGGTGGCGCTGATGGGCCCCAGCGGCGCCGGCAAGAGCACCGTGCTGAACCTGCTGCTGGGCCTGGCGCCGTTGACGGAGGGCGAGGTGCTGGTGGACGGGCTGGCGCTTTCCGAGGCCGGGTCCTTCGCGCCGTCCATTGCCTGGATGGGGCAGGCGCCGCTGATCATCCCCGGCAGCCTGGGCGAGAATATCGCCCTGGCCCGGCGCGACGCACCGCTAGAGGCCTTGGCCGAGGCGGCCGAGCAGGCCGGGCTGGGCGCGCTGCTGCGCGGGAGGCAGGGAGGGCTGGACGCGCGGCTGGATGAGCGCGGCAGCGGGCTTTCGGGTGGCGAGCGGCGGCGGATCGCGCTGGCGCGGGCCCTGCTGAAGCCGGCACCCATCCTGCTGCTGGACGAGCCCACCGCGCACCTGGACGCCGCCGCCGAGGTCGCGCTGATCGAGACGATCCGCCGCGCCGCCTGGGAGGGCCGCCGCACCACCCTGATCGCCACGCATTCCGAACGGCTGGCCGCCATGGCCGATGCCGTCATCCGACTGGATTGA